From Cydia fagiglandana chromosome 24, ilCydFagi1.1, whole genome shotgun sequence, a single genomic window includes:
- the LOC134676672 gene encoding zinc finger protein 883-like, with the protein MESINQCHCCLQRPSAKDLRTPYTRLGITEIYSVMIEECFVIKLTPSNNGRSGICQVCLGRLREACHFKMQVQHCQAELQERLEGGLRVKDEPEDGACSEPSELSLLSSAGEYGVSSAPLSLRCRQQLALACSVRLERLRHSPRASQPCPVTSHCEPSPASSVQDDVTSHREPSPASSVQHVTSHREPSPASSVQDVPAHKPAEEQTHDTRPTHTTHSSSLNTHQLHHFAPQTNKKTYCCDMCSQQFTSKLTLIRHIGTHKLLEPYPCGVCKETFADRIILDKHLRFHSAERPHVCDVCNKRYATRTSVNQHRKIHFRGKPYKCKECNKQFARKDSLEIHGRSHRGVKPYKCKECNKQFTRKDNLETHKKLHSGVKPYKCKECNKQFRGRNGLKYHERVHSGVKPYTCKECNKQFKGRHGLKYHERIHSGVKPYKCKECNEQFRGRPGLKYHERVHIGVKLYKCKECNKEFKQKHSLVVHERVHSGVKPYNCRECNKNFTQKSSLVVHERIHSGIKPFKCKQCNKKFTRKCHLKIHERVHSDVKPYKCNERNQELSQEDSLETNKMSHIGGKPYRCEECNNQFTLKSELERHKKIHTDEQSYECEICETLFFDELSLMKHIETHLSRIP; encoded by the exons ATGGAATCTATAAACCAGTGCCACTGCTGCCTGCAGCGGCCTTCGGCGAAAGATTTGAGGACACCGTACACTCGTCTCGGCATAACGGAAATATACTCGGTCATGATCGAAGAATGCTTTGTAATCAAA CTGACACCGAGCAACAATGGCAGGAGTGGTATCTGCCAGGTGTGTCTGGGGCGGCTGCGGGAGGCGTGCCACTTCAAGATGCAGGTGCAGCACTGCCAGGCCGAGCTGCAGGAGAGGCTAGAGGGAGGACTGAGGGTCAAAG ATGAACCTGAAGACGGCGCGTGCAGTGAGCCTTCCGAGCTGTCTCTGT TGTCTTCAGCCGGCGAGTACGGAGTTAGCTCGGCGCCTCTGTCCCTGCGCTGTAGGCAGCAGCTCGCGCTGGCCTGCTCCGTGAGGCTCGAGCGCCTCCGCCACTCCCCGCGCGCGAGCCAGCCGTGTCCCGTGACGTCACACTGCGAGCCGAGCCCCGCCAGCAGTGTGCaggac gacgtgacgtcacaccgcgagCCGAGCCCCGCCAGTAGTGTGCAGcacgtgacgtcacaccgcgagCCGAGCCCTGCCAGCAGTGTGCAGGACGTGCCCGCTCACAAACCCGCCGAGGAACAAACACACGATACTCGTCCTACACACACCACACACAGCTCTAGTTTAAACACACATCAATTACACCATTTCGCACCTCAAACAAATAAGAAGACCTACTGTTGCGACATGTGTAGTCAGCAGTTTACATCTAAACTTACTTTAATCCGACATATCGGAACACATAAACTGCTGGAACCTTATCCATGCGGAGTTTGTAAAGAAACATTTGCAGATAGAATAATATTGGATAAGCATTTAAGATTTCACTCTGCAGAGAGACCGCACGTGTGTGACGTATGCAACAAGCGATATGCTACAAGAACCTCTGTAAATCAACATAGAAAAATTCACTTTCGAGGgaaaccatacaaatgtaaagaGTGTAATAAGCAATTCGCACGAAAAGATAGTTTAGAGATTCATGGAAGATCTCACCGTGGAGtgaaaccatacaaatgtaaagaatgtAACAAACAATTTACAAGAAAAGATAATTTAGAGACACACAAAAAACTCCATAGTGGTGtgaaaccatacaaatgtaaagaatgtAACAAGCAGTTCAGAGGAAGAAATGGTTTAAAGTACCACGAAAGAGTCCATAGTGGCGTGAAACCATACACATGTAAAGAATGTAACAAGCAATTTAAAGGAAGACATGGTTTAAAGTACCACGAAAGAATCCATAGTGGCGtgaaaccatacaaatgtaaagaatgtAACGAGCAATTCAGAGGAAGACCTGGTTTAAAGTACCACGAAAGAGTCCATATTGGCGTGAAACTatacaaatgtaaagaatgtAACAAAGAATTCAAGCAAAAACATTCTTTAGTTGTCCACGAAAGAGTCCATAGTGGCGTGAAACCATACAACTGTAGAGAATGTAACAaaaatttcacacaaaaatcTTCATTAGTTGTCCATGAAAGAATCCATAGTGGAATAAAACCATTCAAATGTAAACAATGTAACAAGAAATTTACAAGAAAATGTCATTTAAAGATCCACGAAAGAGTCCATAGTGACGtgaaaccatacaaatgtaatGAACGTAACCAGGAATTAAGTCAAGAAGATAGTTTAGAGACAAATAAAATGAGTCACATCGGAGGGAAGCCGTATAGATGTGAAGAATGTAACAACCAGTTTACATTAAAATCTGAATTAGAgagacataaaaaaatacacaccgATGAACAATCATATGAATGCGAAATATGTGAAACACTTTTTTTTGATGAACTAAGTTTAATGAAACATATTGAAACACATCTATCCAGGATACCATAA
- the LOC134676673 gene encoding zinc finger protein 260-like: MESINQCHCCLQRPSAKDLRTPYTRLGITEIYSVMIEECFVIKLTPSNNGKSGICEVCLGRLREACLFKMQVQHCQAELQERLQGGLRVKDEEGLDEPEEGPCSEPSEPSLRSDEEFPVAPCEDGPPGEHLLLSSAGEYGVSSAPLSLRCRQQLALACSVRLERLRHSPRASQQCPVTSVQDVTSNRETSPASSVQDVTSHREPSPASSVQNVPAHTPAEQQAQTHDTRPTHTTHNSSLITHQQHHIAPQMNKQTYYCDMCSKQFTTKLTLIRHIRTHTHPEHTCGVCNEAFQNNLLLNKHLSLHSAERPYVCGECNKRFATKSILYIHRRTHTGVKPFKCKECNKQFKGRDGLKYHERVHSGVKPYKCKECNKQFKGSNGLKYHERVHSGVKPYKCKECSKEFTHKHSLVIHERIHSGVKPYICKECDKQFTTKHYLETHKRVHSGVKPYKCKECSKEFTHKHSLVIHERIHSGVKPYKCKECDKQFAQKGNLETHKRVHSGVKPYKCIECNKQFALQGNLETHKRIHTGLKPYKCKECNKQFTQKTNLKMHERVHSGVKLYKCKECDKQFKERHSLKYHERVHSGVKPYKCKECSKEFKQNYSLVIHERIHSGMKPYKCKDCNKEFTTKQSLVTHERVHSGVKPYKCKECNKEFAQKIHLVAHERVHSVMKPYSCKQCDKEFTLKHHLAVHKRVHSDVKPYKCNERNQQLSQEDSLETHKTSHIGEKPYRCEECNNHFTLKSELERHKKIHTDEQSYECEICETLFFDETSLMKHIETHISRIP, encoded by the exons ATGGAATCTATAAACCAGTGCCACTGCTGCCTGCAGCGGCCTTCGGCGAAAGATTTGAGGACACCGTACACTCGTCTCGGCATAACGGAAATATACTCGGTCATGATCGAAGAATGCTTTGTAATCAAA CTGACACCAAGCAACAATGGCAAGAGTGGTATCTGCGAGGTGTGTCTGGGGCGGCTGCGGGAGGCGTGCCTCTTCAAGATGCAGGTGCAGCACTGCCAGGCCGAGCTGCAGGAGAGGCTACAGGGAGGACTGAGGGTCAAAG ATGAGGAAGGCTTAGATGAACCTGAAGAGGGCCCCTGCAGCGAGCCTTCCGAGCCGTCTCTAC GTTCAGACGAGGAGTTCCCGGTCGCGCCGTGTGAAGACGGGCCGCCGGGCGAACATCTGTTAC TGTCTTCAGCCGGCGAGTACGGAGTTAGCTCGGCGCCTCTGTCCCTGCGCTGTAGGCAGCAGCTCGCGCTGGCGTGCTCCGTGAGGCTCGAGCGCCTCCGCCACTCCCCGCGCGCGAGCCAGCAGTGTCCcgtgac CAGTGTGCAGGACGTGACGTCAAACCGCGAGACGAGCCCCGCCAGCAGTGTGCaggacgtgacgtcacaccgcgagCCGAGCCCCGCCAGCAGTGTGCAGAACGTGCCCGCTCACACACCCGCCGAGCAACAAGCCCAAACACACGATACTCGCCCTACACACACCACACACAACTCTAGTTTAATCACACATCAACAACACCATATCGCACCGCAAATGAACAAGCAGACCTACTATTGCGACATGTGTAGCAAACAATTTACGACAAAACTTACTTTAATCCGACATATCAGAACACATACACACCCGGAACATACCTGCGGAGTTTGTAATGAAGCATTtcaaaataacttattactgaATAAGCATTTAAGTTTGCACTCAGCAGAGAGACCGTACGTGTGTGGAGAATGCAACAAGCGATTTGCAACAAAAAGCATTTTGTATATACATAGAAGAACCCACACTGGAGTCAAACCAttcaaatgtaaagaatgtaACAAGCAATTCAAAGGAAGAGATGGTTTAAAGTACCACGAAAGAGTCCATAGTGGCGTGAAACCGtacaaatgtaaagaatgtAACAAGCAATTCAAAGGAAGCAATGGTTTAAAGTACCACGAAAGAGTCCATAGTGGCGtgaaaccatacaaatgtaaagaatgtAGCAAAGAATTCACACACAAACATTCTTTAGTTATCCATGAAAGAATCCATAGTGGAGTGAAACCATACATATGTAAAGAATGTGACAAGCAATTTACAACAAAACATTACTTAGAGACGCACAAAAGAGTCCATAGTGGCGtgaaaccatacaaatgtaaagaatgtAGCAAAGAATTCACACACAAACATTCTTTAGTTATCCATGAAAGAATCCATAGTGGAGtgaaaccatacaaatgtaaagaatgtGACAAGCAATTTGCACAAAAAGGTAATTTAGAGACCCACAAAAGAGTCCATAGTGGCGTTAAACCGTACAAATGTATAGAATGTAACAAGCAATTTGCACTACAAGGTAATTTAGAGACCCACAAAAGAATCCATACTGGCTtgaaaccatacaaatgtaaagaatgtaacaagcaatttacacaaaaaactaATTTAAAGATGCACGAAAGAGTCCATAGTGGCGTGAAACTatacaaatgtaaagaatgtGACAAGCAATTCAAAGAAAGACATAGTTTAAAGTACCACGAAAGAGTACATAGTGGCGtgaaaccatacaaatgtaaagaatgtAGCAAAGAATTCAAACAAAATTATTCTTTAGTTATCCATGAAAGAATCCATAGTGGAAtgaaaccatacaaatgtaaagaCTGTAACAAAGAATTCACAACAAAACAATCATTAGTTACCCATGAAAGAGTTCATAGTGGCGTGAAgccatacaaatgtaaagaatgtAACAAAGAATTCGCACAAAAAATTCATTTAGTTGCCCATGAAAGAGTCCATAGTGTAATGAAACCATACAGTTGTAAACAATGTGACAAGGAATTCACACTAAAACATCATTTAGCTGTCCACAAAAGAGTCCATAGTGACGtgaaaccatacaaatgtaatGAACGTAACCAGCAATTAAGTCAAGAAGATAGTTTAGAGACACATAAAACGAGTCACATCGGAGAGAAGCCGTATAGATGTGAAGAATGTAACAACCACTTTACATTAAAATCTGAATTAGAgagacataaaaaaatacacaccgATGAACAATCATACGAATGCGAAATATGTGAAACACTTTTTTTCGATGAAACAAGTTTAATGAAACATATTGAAACACATATATCCAGGATACCATAA